One Candidatus Poribacteria bacterium DNA segment encodes these proteins:
- a CDS encoding Lrp/AsnC ligand binding domain-containing protein, which produces MISAIVLINVQKGQLPRVVRQLGEIEEVTEIYSVAGRYDIVAKVQVEEYERMSEVVTEKLQAVEGIASTETLMAFKMYKF; this is translated from the coding sequence ATGATTTCAGCGATAGTGCTTATCAACGTTCAAAAGGGTCAGCTTCCCCGAGTTGTGAGGCAGCTTGGGGAGATCGAGGAGGTGACGGAGATCTACTCGGTCGCCGGGAGGTATGACATTGTGGCCAAGGTTCAGGTCGAGGAGTATGAACGCATGTCGGAGGTGGTAACAGAGAAACTACAGGCGGTGGAGGGGATCGCCTCCACGGAAACCCTCATGGCGTTTAAGATGTATAAGTTTTAA